In Macaca nemestrina isolate mMacNem1 chromosome 10, mMacNem.hap1, whole genome shotgun sequence, the genomic window atttctttctctttttacaaaACCATTGACTTATCTGCAAAAAATGAGGTGTGGGAGGTAATtaatacagtaataaaaatattggTCTATGTGAGTAATAGCACCATACAAGTGACTCTGTCTATCAATGAAGAAGTGTCTATTAATGTCGTCATACCTGTTTATGTGTCATGTCAAATTCAAACGAGAGTGAGAGACTCTCTTGTATTGTGGGGCACCTGCTTAACTTAAACTTTGCCCAGAGAGTGTCCATGAGGGATTTGCTGACTAATCTTTTCTCGGGATACTGTTTGTGtttcttattttcccttttccttttattttccggTTCATCTTCCAGctccttctcattttcttcttctttttctcgctctctctttctgcctgcttctcttcctccttctctccattTCTGCTTTCCGTTTTGTTCATCTTCACTGTAATTTCCAGTTGATTGTTCTAGATTTTGATCCTAAGACATAGCTGGTCgtttctgtattaaaaaaaccTGTGGAATAAAATAAAGCTGCAGCCAAATTTGACTTTCAGAGCATAGTCAACAATCTTCCATGTGAGACTATGTTTGATTTTCCTAAGTTAGCAGTGTTGTACATTGGTGAAAAACACAGagcaaagaaaaagtgaatttgaggccaggtgcggtggctcatgcctgtaatcccagcactttgggaggctgaggcgggcagatcacgatatcgggagattgagaccatcttggccaaaatggtgaaaacccatctctactaaaaatacaaaaattagctgggcatggtggcatgcgtctgtagtcccagctactcggggggctgaggcaggagaatcgctttaacccgggaggcagtggctcatgcctgtaatcccagcactttgggaggctgaggcaggtggatcacctgaggtcaggagttcaagaccagcctggccaacatggtgaaaccccatctctactaaaaatacaaaaaattagccaggtgaggccaggcgtggtggctcaagtctgtaatcccagcactttgggaggctgaggcgggtggatcacaaggtcaggagatcgagaccagcctggtcaatatggtgaaaccccgtctctactaaaaatacaaaaattagctgggcgtgatggcgtgtacctgtagtcccagttacttgggaggctgaggcaagagaattgtttgaaccaaggaggcagaggttgcagtgagctgagattgtgccactgcactccagcctggcaacagagcaagaccccatctcaaaaaaaaaaaaaaaaaaaaaaaaaaaaaaagccaggcatggtggaaggcacctgtaatcccagctacttgggaggctgaggcaggagaattgcttgaacccggtgagtggaggttgcagtgagccgagattgtgccattgctctccagcctgggcaacagagccagactgtctcaaaaaaaaaaaaaaaagaagaagaagaagaggaaattcaTTGTAGGGAATTGGCTTATGCAATCTTGGAACTGTCTTGGCAAGTCGGAAAAGATGGCTGGAACCCTTCAGTGTGAGATGAAGCTGCTCTCCCTAGGCAGAATTCCTCTTAAAGCCTTAACTGATTGCATTAGGCtttctcaaattataatccctTTTACTCAAAGACAATTAATACGGAttttaatcacatctaaaaatgCCAGTAGCAAGACCTGGCgtgatggtggctcatgcctgtaatcccagccccgccactgcactccagcctgggtaacacagcaagactctgtctcaaaagaaaataaataaataaatatgccagTAGCACCtagtgtttgattgaataactgggGTCTATCGCCTACCCAAGTTGCCACATTAAAGACCACTGATACTCAAACCAGACAGATATCCCCCGAAAAAAACTATAGATTAATGTCCCTTATGAATATGGAGGCAAAAACTTCAACGAAATGCTAGCAATCCAAAATCCAGCAACATAGTAAAAGGATTATGCACCAtaaccaagtaggatttattctAGAAATGTGTGATTAGTTCAAAATAggaaaatcaatgtaatacatcatatgaatagaataaaggaaaaaaaaatgcaatcatctcaatagaggcagaaaagacTGTTTCTCTAAAATTTAAACAGTTACCATATGACACAGCAATTGCACCCtttaaacaaaatgtattatATCCATACAGTACACtatcagccacaaaaaagaaataaaatactgattCATGCTCAACGTAGATGAATATCAAAAACAAGCTAAGTGGGGCCCGGGTGtggggactcatgcctgtaatcccagcactttgggaggccgaggcggttggattgcttgagcccaggagttcaaaaccagcctgggcaacatagtgagatctcttcccctcaaaaaataaaacaatgaggtgagaggatcacttgagcccaggaggttgaggctacagtgagtcctgatcacaacactgcactcccacctgggtgacagagcaagaccctgctacaccggaaaaaaaaaaaaaaaaaaagaaaaaggaaaacaaattaaatgaaagaagtaaaaatgcaaaaagtcatatattgtatgattctgcttatataaaatgtccagcctaggcaaatctatagagacagaaagtaaattagtgatTATCAGAGATTAGGGTGGGATAAAATTCGGAGTGTCTGCTAAttgttataaattttcttttaaaaaaatagtttatttatttatttatttattttttttttttttttttttttttttttttgagacagagtctcgctctgtagcccaggctggagtgcagtggccggatctcagctcactgcaagctccgcctcccgggttcacggcattctcctgcctcagcctcccgagtagctgggactacaggcgcccgccacctcgcccggctatttttttgtatttcttagtagagacggggtttcaccgtgttagccaggatggtctcgatctcctgacctcgtgatccgcccatctcggcctcccaaagtgctgggattacaggcttgagccaccgcgcccggcctgatttttttttttttgagagggagtctggctgtgtcgcccaggctggggtgcagtggcgcgatctcggctcactgcaagctctgcctcctgggttcacgccattctcctgcctcagcctccgagtagatgggactacaggcgcccgccaccacgcccggctagttttttgtatttttagtagagacggggtttcaccatgttagccacggatggtctcgatctcctgacctcgtgatccacccgcctcggcctcccaaagtgctgggattacaggcttgagccaccgcgcccggccataatttatgtatttttttttttttttttttttgagacggagtcttgctctgtgccccaggctggagtgcagtggcgcgatctcggctcactgcaagctccgcctcccgggttcacgccattctcctgcctcagcctcccaagtagctgggactacaggcgcccgccacctcgcccggctaattttttgtattttttagtagagacggggtttcaccgtgttagccaggatggtctcgatctcctgacctcgtgatccgcccgtctcaccctcccaaagtgctgggattacaagcttgagccaccgcgcccggccaatttatgtatttttaagagacagcggTGGGTGAGGTGGTGTGGCAGTAAACTGTGCTGTTGTTGGTCTTGAAATCGTCAGCTtgagtgatctgtccgccttggcattccaaagtgctgggattacaggcgtgagccaccgcaccaggccacaagttttcttttgttaggggaaaaaaaaattccctcttgTAACCTACACTCTTCTATTGCTACCACTCCTCTTCTCAATTTCTTTTACAGAATGTGATCAAGtgtaagaaaattttaaagagttcTCTGTCTGTGTTCTTTGCCTGTTGGTGATTTTTCTCCCCTCATTCTTTCTTGAATATTCTCCAATCAGGCTTTCACATCCACTTCCACACATTCCTCTTCAGAGTCAGACATTAATGACCTTGACATTGCAAAAAGTAAAATGgccaccaggcacagtggttcctgcctgtaatcccagcattttggtaggccaaggcaggtgaatcacctgaggccgggagtttgagaccagcttggccaacatggcgaaatcctgtctctactaaaaatacaaaaattaactaggcttggtggcgcacgcctgtagtcccagctacgtgagaggttgaggcaggagaatggagaggttgaggcaggagaatcgcttgaacccgggaggtgaaagttgcagtgagccgagatcgccccactgtgctccagcctgggcaacagagcaagactcagtctcaaaacaaacaaacaaacaacaacaaaacaaaggccAGGCATAGAgggtcactcctgtaatcacagcactttgggaggccgaagtgggaggaccacttgaggtcaggagttcagg contains:
- the LOC105463761 gene encoding LOW QUALITY PROTEIN: NANOG neighbor homeobox (The sequence of the model RefSeq protein was modified relative to this genomic sequence to represent the inferred CDS: substituted 1 base at 1 genomic stop codon) — encoded protein: RWLKPVIPALWEAEMGGSRGQEIETILANTKRPAMSXDQNLEQSTGNYSEDEQNGKQKWREGGREAGRKREREKEEENEKELEDEPENKRKRENKKHKQYPEKRLVSKSLMDTLWAKFKLSRCPTIQESLSLSFEFDMTHKQISQWFCKKRKKYNKEMSKRKHKKNIRRPGAVAQAYFIKYFDIEMAFIIHMRNHLTPT